The following are from one region of the Cupriavidus sp. D39 genome:
- the ggt gene encoding gamma-glutamyltransferase, whose amino-acid sequence MQSNQSAFWTFPYTSQRLPLVADNVVTTSQPLASAAGLQMLLRGGNAADAALATAIALAVVEPCNNGIGGDAFALIWDGNNKLHGLNGSGRAPAAWTREYFSKYEEMPKRGWDSVTVPGTVSAWRAMWERFGSLPFEELFEPALRYAREGYLVSHNVHNQWQKQVDELIDQPGYREAFAPNGRAPLQGERFICPGQANTLERIARTKGDDFYHGELARAIADHARNTGGAITEADLAAHKADWVEPISIRYRDVELYEIGPNGQGIAAQMALGMLEHFDLKIMDQDSALAMHLKIEAMKLAFADLHEYVGDVDHMTEVTAADLLNPAYLAKRAKLIDPEWAAPARIGKPLGGGTVYLTTADRNGMMVSFIQSNFKGFGSGVVVPNTGIALQNRGWGFNLRDGHTNEVAPGKRPFHTIIPGFLMQNGRPLMSFGLMGGSMQAQGHMQMVSRMVDQGLNPQAASDAPRWRVLDDNHGVTVEWNMPQAVIEGLTSRGHPITVAKRFDTEFGSAQAALRLDNGGYVAACDHRKDGYPVGI is encoded by the coding sequence ATGCAATCGAATCAAAGCGCATTCTGGACCTTCCCCTACACGTCGCAGCGCTTGCCGCTGGTCGCCGACAACGTCGTGACGACTTCGCAGCCGCTTGCGTCCGCGGCCGGCTTGCAGATGCTGCTGCGCGGGGGCAATGCGGCCGATGCGGCGCTTGCCACGGCAATCGCCCTGGCTGTGGTCGAGCCGTGCAACAACGGTATCGGCGGCGACGCGTTTGCGCTGATCTGGGATGGCAACAACAAATTGCACGGTTTGAACGGATCGGGCCGCGCACCGGCCGCATGGACGCGCGAGTATTTTTCAAAATACGAGGAGATGCCGAAGCGGGGCTGGGACTCGGTAACCGTGCCAGGCACCGTTTCAGCGTGGCGCGCCATGTGGGAGCGCTTTGGCAGCCTGCCGTTCGAAGAGCTGTTCGAACCGGCGCTGCGCTATGCGCGTGAAGGCTATCTGGTTTCGCACAATGTCCACAATCAGTGGCAAAAACAGGTCGACGAACTGATCGATCAGCCGGGCTACCGCGAAGCGTTTGCCCCCAACGGCCGGGCACCGCTTCAGGGCGAGCGCTTCATTTGCCCGGGACAGGCAAATACACTCGAGCGAATTGCGCGCACCAAGGGCGACGACTTTTACCATGGCGAACTGGCCCGTGCGATCGCCGACCACGCGCGCAATACCGGCGGCGCGATCACTGAAGCCGACCTCGCCGCGCATAAGGCGGACTGGGTCGAGCCGATCAGCATCCGCTACCGGGATGTTGAACTGTACGAGATCGGGCCTAACGGTCAAGGCATTGCGGCGCAGATGGCGTTGGGCATGCTTGAGCATTTCGATTTGAAGATCATGGACCAGGATAGCGCGCTGGCGATGCATCTGAAGATCGAGGCAATGAAACTGGCCTTTGCCGACTTGCATGAATACGTCGGCGACGTGGATCACATGACGGAAGTAACAGCGGCCGACCTGCTCAACCCGGCATATCTGGCAAAGCGCGCCAAGCTGATCGACCCCGAGTGGGCAGCGCCGGCCCGCATCGGAAAGCCGCTTGGCGGCGGCACCGTCTACCTGACCACGGCGGATCGCAACGGCATGATGGTTTCGTTTATTCAATCCAACTTCAAGGGCTTCGGTTCTGGCGTGGTGGTGCCCAATACTGGCATCGCCTTGCAAAATCGCGGCTGGGGGTTCAATTTGCGTGATGGCCATACCAACGAGGTGGCGCCTGGAAAACGTCCATTCCACACCATCATCCCCGGCTTCCTGATGCAAAACGGCCGGCCGCTGATGAGCTTTGGCCTCATGGGCGGATCCATGCAGGCGCAGGGTCATATGCAGATGGTCTCCCGCATGGTTGATCAGGGGCTGAATCCGCAGGCGGCTAGCGATGCGCCGCGCTGGCGCGTACTTGACGACAACCATGGCGTTACCGTCGAATGGAATATGCCGCAAGCGGTGATTGAAGGACTGACATCACGCGGGCATCCGATCACGGTTGCCAAACGTTTTGATACTGAGTTCGGCAGCGCCCAGGCGGCTCTGCGCCTGGACAATGGCGGCTATGTAGCGGCATGCGATCACCGCAAGGATGGCTACCCCGTCGGAATTTGA
- a CDS encoding tripartite tricarboxylate transporter substrate binding protein, with product MAFAATLIASLVSGAVFAQGGYPTKPITIVVPYPPGGSNDIFARIVAKGIGEELKQPVVIDNRPGASGNTGTGIVAKSAPDGYTLVAVSSSMTTNAAVQAKLPFDAVKSFAPVAMFAQGPFIVAVNNAFPAKTPQELIAAIRAKPGKYNYASSGLGGVNQFGTELLKAMAGNLFITHVPYRGMPPALTDLIGNQTQLLISTGPSLLPMIRAGKVRAVGITSLKPSPIAPELTPMSSAVPGYEFELWWGLLAPAGTPPAIVNQLNAAVNAILSKPEIKAAFLKEGAEARPVTPAKFATTIEQDVERWRALAKRQNIIVD from the coding sequence GTGGCGTTCGCCGCCACGCTAATTGCTAGCTTGGTCTCCGGCGCAGTCTTCGCGCAGGGCGGGTATCCGACCAAGCCCATCACCATTGTCGTGCCCTATCCGCCAGGCGGCTCCAACGACATCTTCGCGCGCATCGTCGCCAAGGGGATCGGCGAGGAGCTCAAGCAACCTGTCGTCATCGACAACCGCCCCGGCGCCAGCGGCAATACTGGCACCGGCATCGTCGCCAAGTCCGCTCCGGACGGATACACGCTGGTTGCCGTGTCGTCCAGCATGACGACCAATGCCGCAGTGCAGGCTAAACTGCCGTTCGATGCGGTCAAGAGCTTCGCGCCGGTGGCGATGTTTGCGCAAGGGCCGTTCATCGTCGCGGTCAACAATGCATTCCCCGCCAAGACACCGCAGGAACTGATCGCCGCGATCCGCGCCAAGCCAGGCAAGTACAACTACGCCTCGTCCGGGCTGGGCGGGGTCAACCAGTTCGGCACCGAACTGCTCAAGGCCATGGCCGGCAATCTGTTCATCACGCATGTCCCGTATCGCGGCATGCCCCCCGCCTTGACCGACCTGATCGGCAACCAGACGCAGTTATTAATCTCCACCGGCCCGTCGCTGCTGCCGATGATCCGCGCCGGCAAGGTGCGCGCCGTTGGCATCACCAGCCTCAAGCCGAGCCCGATCGCGCCGGAACTCACGCCCATGTCCAGCGCCGTGCCGGGCTATGAGTTCGAGCTCTGGTGGGGCCTGCTGGCGCCGGCCGGCACGCCGCCGGCGATCGTTAACCAGCTCAACGCCGCCGTCAACGCTATCTTGTCCAAGCCTGAGATCAAGGCGGCCTTCCTGAAGGAAGGCGCCGAAGCCAGGCCCGTCACGCCGGCCAAGTTCGCCACCACCATCGAGCAGGACGTGGAGCGGTGGCGGGCGCTCGCCAAGCGACAGAACATCATCGTGGACTGA
- a CDS encoding ornithine cyclodeaminase family protein produces the protein MPSDARLLLLAKNEVEALLLHDDVLRAVREAFVLHSQGEGRVFPLVREPLITGGVFGIKSGDVQAQGLLGFKAAGFWPNNRRLGAEPHQATIMLIDPATGRPACIIDGNAITTMRTGAAGGLGLQQLARADSTNLCVFGTGVQAGVQLDFALRLLPALCHVQYATADGKRDAAFEAQFAQRCDIALADDPNVAVSESDVVITATPGGGALFEPQAVQPGTHLNCVGADTKGKRELPQGLLERVRLYVDDQAQARQIGESQWAPEMSSTELGDLLTGMASANRQPADITVFDMTGLALQDLTVARLLQDRASTARIGSSIAWPW, from the coding sequence ATGCCAAGTGACGCGCGCCTCCTGCTGCTCGCTAAGAACGAGGTCGAGGCCCTGCTGCTCCATGACGATGTCCTGCGAGCCGTGCGCGAGGCATTCGTGCTGCATAGTCAAGGCGAGGGCCGCGTGTTCCCCCTGGTCCGGGAGCCACTCATCACGGGGGGCGTATTCGGCATCAAGTCGGGGGATGTTCAGGCGCAAGGCTTGCTCGGCTTCAAGGCGGCCGGATTCTGGCCAAACAACCGCCGGCTTGGCGCTGAGCCCCACCAGGCCACTATCATGCTGATCGACCCGGCCACTGGGCGCCCCGCCTGCATCATAGACGGCAACGCAATCACAACCATGCGCACCGGTGCCGCAGGTGGCCTCGGGCTGCAGCAGCTCGCGCGTGCAGACAGTACCAACCTGTGCGTCTTCGGCACCGGTGTGCAGGCGGGCGTGCAACTTGACTTTGCGCTGCGGCTGTTGCCGGCGCTCTGCCACGTGCAGTATGCCACTGCGGACGGCAAACGCGACGCCGCGTTCGAAGCGCAGTTCGCGCAACGATGCGATATCGCGCTCGCGGATGACCCCAATGTGGCGGTGTCCGAGAGCGACGTGGTGATCACCGCGACCCCAGGCGGCGGCGCGTTGTTCGAACCGCAGGCGGTGCAACCCGGTACGCACTTGAATTGCGTCGGCGCCGACACGAAGGGCAAGCGGGAGCTACCGCAGGGCCTGCTGGAGCGGGTGCGTCTTTACGTCGACGACCAGGCGCAAGCGCGCCAGATCGGCGAGTCTCAGTGGGCCCCCGAGATGTCTTCCACCGAACTGGGCGATCTGTTGACGGGCATGGCTAGCGCGAACCGGCAACCGGCCGACATCACGGTCTTCGATATGACGGGCCTCGCCCTGCAGGACCTGACCGTGGCACGCCTGCTCCAGGATCGAGCTTCCACTGCCCGCATAGGCTCCAGCATCGCGTGGCCCTGGTAA
- a CDS encoding LysR family transcriptional regulator: MLSVKQIEAFYWVAELGTVQRAADRLHITQSAATKRLQEVEAIAAEGLFERIDRKRSILSPKGREIYSLCEKLLDSLESIQRLQRGEQPRA; encoded by the coding sequence ATGTTATCCGTCAAACAAATTGAAGCCTTTTACTGGGTGGCCGAACTCGGAACCGTCCAACGCGCGGCAGACAGACTTCACATAACCCAATCCGCGGCAACAAAACGCCTGCAAGAAGTGGAAGCCATTGCCGCTGAGGGTCTGTTCGAGAGAATAGACCGAAAGAGATCCATTCTTTCCCCAAAAGGCCGAGAGATATACTCGCTATGCGAGAAATTATTGGATAGTCTTGAATCCATACAGAGACTGCAAAGAGGAGAACAACCGAGAGCTTAA
- a CDS encoding LysR family transcriptional regulator, translated as MTLQITFHHLQALVAVADMGSFEAAGDSLGIAQSAVSKHIRGFESRFPFPLFDRTERAARLTLEGSEVLAQARYVLHQRDVLLEQLGSPLKMKRSLRIGVTEIAAMTWLPRFVGAIKAQFPLVELKLEVGGVAWELYDKVRRGQLEMAMVSDSPQWSGLLRLPLGSMRCGWFRLRSFEPQLIRCSVEKLADYPLLIQDTDSAFGRWIIQWFEENNVRPEKTLTCNSFAALGGMATAGMGIGCLPLAVSNELVSMRLVKEVKITPALPVVRYVVVVREEAVTTFHREVATIARKNCDYNNRYQNASIAGPKNDFGK; from the coding sequence ATGACACTCCAGATCACCTTTCATCATTTGCAAGCGCTCGTCGCTGTGGCTGACATGGGGTCGTTCGAGGCAGCGGGCGACAGCCTCGGCATCGCGCAGTCTGCGGTCTCCAAGCACATCCGGGGCTTCGAAAGCCGCTTCCCGTTTCCGCTGTTTGATCGGACGGAACGCGCGGCCCGTCTCACGCTGGAGGGCAGCGAAGTGTTAGCCCAAGCGCGTTATGTCCTTCACCAACGCGATGTCCTGCTCGAACAGCTCGGCAGCCCGCTGAAGATGAAGCGATCACTCCGCATTGGTGTCACGGAAATCGCGGCCATGACTTGGCTGCCCCGATTCGTCGGGGCCATTAAGGCGCAATTTCCACTGGTGGAGCTGAAGTTGGAGGTAGGGGGAGTTGCGTGGGAACTATACGATAAAGTGCGTCGTGGACAGCTCGAAATGGCTATGGTTTCCGATTCACCGCAGTGGTCCGGTCTGCTGCGGCTTCCGCTTGGCAGTATGCGATGCGGCTGGTTCCGTCTTCGCTCTTTCGAACCCCAGCTGATTCGTTGCTCGGTCGAGAAGCTTGCGGACTATCCACTCCTGATTCAGGACACGGATTCGGCTTTCGGACGTTGGATCATTCAATGGTTCGAAGAAAACAACGTGCGACCAGAGAAGACGCTCACTTGTAATAGCTTTGCTGCGCTGGGCGGTATGGCCACGGCGGGCATGGGAATAGGCTGCCTGCCACTCGCGGTGTCCAACGAGCTGGTCTCGATGCGATTGGTGAAGGAAGTCAAAATCACTCCCGCACTACCTGTGGTGCGCTATGTTGTCGTCGTGCGCGAGGAAGCGGTGACAACATTTCATCGAGAGGTTGCAACGATAGCGCGTAAGAACTGCGACTACAACAATAGATATCAAAATGCTAGCATCGCTGGCCCGAAAAACGACTTTGGGAAATAA
- a CDS encoding RidA family protein, whose protein sequence is MMISPEERLTALGISLPPAPTPSASYVPFRAVGPMLYLSGQGPKLPDGTYRIWQLRTADNIPDGYADARLAGLNLLASIKAAVGDLSRIEAVIKVFGMVNAAPDFSHHPKVIDGVSDLLIEVFGPEVGRHARSAVGMGSLPRGMSVEIELILKIRD, encoded by the coding sequence ATGATGATCAGCCCTGAGGAAAGACTCACAGCGCTCGGAATCTCGCTGCCGCCTGCGCCTACTCCCAGCGCGAGCTATGTTCCTTTTCGAGCGGTAGGACCAATGCTCTATCTCTCTGGACAAGGCCCAAAGCTTCCTGATGGTACGTATCGTATCTGGCAACTACGCACCGCCGACAATATCCCGGATGGCTATGCGGACGCACGCTTGGCCGGATTGAATCTCCTGGCCTCCATCAAGGCTGCCGTAGGCGATCTCAGTCGTATCGAAGCGGTGATCAAGGTTTTCGGGATGGTAAATGCTGCACCGGATTTCTCGCATCACCCAAAAGTCATCGATGGTGTTTCTGATCTGTTGATCGAGGTCTTCGGGCCAGAGGTCGGCAGGCATGCCAGATCTGCCGTGGGAATGGGTTCGCTGCCTCGCGGCATGAGCGTCGAGATCGAATTGATTCTGAAAATCAGGGATTAA
- a CDS encoding SDR family oxidoreductase, with protein sequence MALVGWSRTLAREVGRDGITCNIVPPGRIATQRIRFLDEAKAKREGHSVDSVAVDDTEAIALGRYGKPKEYADVVTSPASSLDSSITGSTIRICGCLIASV encoded by the coding sequence ATGGCGTTGGTCGGTTGGTCCAGAACGCTGGCGCGTGAGGTCGGCCGCGACGGTATCACCTGCAATATCGTTCCTCCCGGACGTATCGCCACCCAGCGCATTCGATTTTTAGATGAAGCAAAAGCGAAGCGAGAAGGACACTCCGTTGATTCTGTTGCCGTCGACGACACCGAGGCTATCGCGCTGGGCCGGTACGGCAAGCCAAAGGAGTATGCGGATGTGGTGACTTCTCCTGCCAGCTCACTCGACAGCTCTATCACTGGTTCGACCATTCGCATTTGTGGCTGCCTGATAGCAAGCGTCTAA
- a CDS encoding alanine racemase produces the protein MPHIKTHRAQWLVELLVRKGVTAFKAATPAEMQMAAAGGAQHLVWAYPTVNTAAISRVADIARRHPNVQFEALVDSQRGFAAWRDELGWRPASNIKLRLDLDPGLGRTGVPLNHEALKLAHAMMVVGLFSGWHCYDGHIKGANRSERVKEIKNLIEEVRCLLSQARREGLPADLIAGGSYSFDVWPADLAQWVAPGSWTYSSAQHQADLPDFGWRVGAYVLATVLSTRQGTATLDAGTKAISPDIPLKERFQGPGPIRMMKEEHVVIETDELDIGQQAALVPRHTCTAAYLYNRALVQCVDGSWEFRDQLGAQR, from the coding sequence ATGCCGCATATCAAGACGCACCGAGCGCAATGGCTGGTCGAGCTGCTGGTTCGAAAGGGGGTGACGGCGTTTAAGGCAGCGACCCCCGCCGAAATGCAGATGGCCGCCGCCGGGGGCGCTCAACATCTTGTGTGGGCGTATCCGACAGTGAACACCGCGGCAATCTCTCGCGTTGCCGACATCGCGCGAAGGCACCCCAACGTGCAATTCGAAGCGTTAGTCGATTCCCAACGCGGATTTGCCGCCTGGCGCGATGAGCTGGGCTGGCGGCCAGCATCCAACATCAAGCTGCGGCTCGATCTGGATCCTGGTCTGGGACGTACCGGCGTTCCGCTCAACCATGAAGCACTGAAATTGGCTCACGCCATGATGGTAGTGGGCCTCTTCAGTGGCTGGCACTGCTACGACGGCCACATCAAGGGAGCCAATAGATCGGAGCGTGTAAAGGAAATCAAGAACCTGATTGAAGAGGTTAGGTGTCTGTTATCGCAAGCACGGCGGGAAGGCCTGCCAGCAGACCTGATAGCGGGAGGCAGCTATTCCTTTGATGTCTGGCCCGCTGATCTCGCACAGTGGGTTGCGCCGGGAAGCTGGACGTACTCGAGTGCGCAGCATCAGGCAGACCTGCCGGATTTCGGTTGGAGAGTCGGCGCATACGTGCTGGCTACCGTACTGTCCACACGCCAGGGCACCGCCACGTTGGACGCGGGAACAAAAGCCATTTCGCCGGACATACCGCTGAAGGAACGGTTTCAGGGCCCGGGCCCGATCAGAATGATGAAAGAAGAGCACGTCGTTATCGAGACCGACGAACTAGACATCGGCCAGCAAGCGGCTCTCGTACCCCGGCATACCTGCACCGCAGCCTACCTCTACAACCGCGCGCTTGTACAGTGCGTTGACGGAAGCTGGGAGTTCCGCGATCAACTCGGCGCGCAACGTTAG
- a CDS encoding N-carbamoyl-D-amino-acid hydrolase has product MPNSITVAAAQLGPIQKSEGREIAVGRMIQLLERAYRRGAHVVVFPELALTTFFPRWYHEDLDETDGWFETALPSPATAPLFEAIRRFGLTVYLGYAEIAYEPDVAGVTRKRRFNTSAIIAPSGEMILKYRKVHLPGHAEYAPARKVQHLEKRYFEVGNLGFPVVRAPVGKDVCVNMGMMICNDRRWPEAWRVLGLQQVELVMLGYNTPSLNMENRGFEAHHLRVFHSQLSIQAGCYQNACFAVAVAKAGTEDGHEMFGHSIIVNPQGEIMAQATSWDDELIVADCNLDMCKLGRSTIFNFALHRRVEAYARITDQVGSEAPPAWPAR; this is encoded by the coding sequence ATGCCCAATAGCATCACCGTCGCCGCCGCTCAACTCGGTCCCATCCAGAAGTCCGAAGGGCGCGAGATCGCGGTCGGAAGGATGATCCAGCTGCTAGAACGCGCCTATCGCCGTGGCGCTCACGTCGTCGTGTTTCCCGAACTTGCGCTGACCACGTTCTTTCCGCGCTGGTACCACGAGGACCTCGACGAGACGGACGGCTGGTTTGAAACGGCGTTGCCCTCGCCAGCGACCGCACCGCTGTTCGAGGCGATCCGCCGCTTTGGCCTGACGGTGTACCTGGGCTACGCCGAGATCGCTTATGAGCCCGATGTTGCCGGTGTCACGCGCAAGCGCCGGTTCAACACCTCGGCGATCATCGCACCGTCGGGCGAGATGATCCTCAAATACCGGAAGGTCCATCTGCCCGGCCACGCAGAGTACGCGCCGGCGCGGAAGGTGCAGCACCTGGAAAAGCGCTATTTCGAAGTCGGCAACCTGGGCTTCCCGGTGGTCCGGGCGCCGGTCGGCAAGGACGTCTGTGTGAACATGGGCATGATGATCTGCAACGACCGCCGCTGGCCCGAGGCCTGGCGCGTGCTGGGGCTGCAGCAGGTCGAACTCGTCATGCTGGGCTACAACACTCCAAGCTTGAACATGGAAAACCGCGGCTTCGAGGCCCATCACCTGCGCGTGTTCCACTCGCAGCTGTCCATACAGGCGGGCTGCTATCAGAACGCGTGCTTCGCCGTTGCGGTCGCGAAGGCTGGCACCGAGGACGGCCACGAGATGTTCGGCCACTCCATCATCGTCAATCCCCAGGGCGAAATCATGGCGCAGGCCACCAGCTGGGACGATGAACTCATTGTGGCCGACTGCAACCTGGACATGTGCAAACTGGGCCGGTCCACCATCTTTAACTTTGCCTTGCACCGACGGGTCGAAGCGTATGCACGGATCACCGATCAGGTCGGCAGCGAGGCCCCGCCGGCCTGGCCGGCGCGCTGA
- a CDS encoding threonine ammonia-lyase yields the protein MQPIETLDIHPARPRPAHAIRHEMLGHMRVPDFADVEQAAEDIAPYVVRTPLLRSSKLDAIAGASVWLKAENLQVTGSFKARGAFNALLSLRSEQRAKGVVAYSTGNHGQAVAWAARQLGVAATIVMPVDAPRNKVSRALAQGARVVHYNRRHESREAIGMRLLEETGGTLIPPGDHPAVLSAQGTVALEALQDLPEAALDNLGLFAAPCGGGGLLAGCGLVVDTLNPGARLIAAEPAGFDDTMRSLSSGRRESNAIGARTLCDALQASTPAELPYAINKCFLAGAVAVNDAQVSAAIRFALEELRLLVEPGGRRAGSVARRHDRSRRSRRCHRAVWRQRRSSLASNDSAAHCSRRARHLRQPCHRSCAYPRRARAPTYLPRKEHNHVSLPKLCPDTNTGFTDSRLHAAHGQRLRILSRASHHADRPVQCGHDARHRLALACQCRQH from the coding sequence ATGCAGCCAATCGAAACGCTGGATATCCATCCAGCACGACCACGACCCGCGCACGCGATCCGGCACGAGATGCTGGGTCACATGCGCGTCCCCGATTTCGCTGATGTCGAGCAGGCGGCCGAGGACATCGCTCCCTATGTTGTGCGCACGCCGTTGCTGCGTTCGTCGAAGCTCGACGCCATTGCCGGCGCTTCGGTCTGGCTAAAGGCGGAAAATCTGCAGGTCACGGGTTCGTTCAAAGCCCGCGGCGCATTCAATGCGCTGCTGTCGCTGCGCAGCGAACAGCGCGCGAAGGGCGTGGTCGCCTATTCCACTGGCAATCACGGGCAGGCGGTCGCGTGGGCCGCGCGCCAGCTCGGCGTGGCTGCGACTATCGTGATGCCGGTCGACGCGCCGCGCAACAAGGTCTCGCGCGCGCTTGCCCAAGGCGCACGCGTCGTTCACTACAACCGCCGCCATGAAAGCCGCGAGGCGATCGGAATGCGGCTGTTGGAGGAAACCGGCGGCACGCTAATTCCGCCGGGCGATCATCCCGCGGTTCTTTCTGCCCAGGGCACCGTGGCGCTCGAGGCGTTGCAGGATCTGCCCGAGGCCGCGCTCGACAATCTCGGCCTGTTCGCGGCGCCCTGCGGCGGCGGTGGCTTGCTGGCCGGCTGCGGCCTGGTCGTCGATACGCTGAATCCCGGCGCGCGCCTGATCGCGGCCGAGCCGGCAGGTTTCGACGACACGATGCGCTCGTTGAGCAGCGGCCGCAGAGAAAGCAATGCCATAGGCGCGAGGACGCTCTGCGACGCGTTGCAGGCTAGCACGCCGGCCGAACTACCCTACGCAATCAACAAGTGCTTTCTCGCCGGCGCTGTGGCAGTCAACGATGCGCAGGTCAGCGCCGCCATTCGCTTCGCGCTGGAGGAGCTTCGCCTGCTGGTCGAGCCGGGGGGCCGTCGCGCTGGCAGCGTTGCTCGCCGGCACGATCGATCTCGAAGGTCGCGACGGTGTCATCGTGCTGTCTGGCGGCAACGTCGATCTTCCCTTGCTTCAAACGATTCTGCAGCCCACTGCAGCCGCCGCGCGCGGCACTTGAGACAGCCGTGTCACCGGTCCTGCGCATATCCACGCCGGGCCCGGGCGCCAACTTACCTACCACGAAAGGAACACAACCATGTCTCGCTTCCGAAACTGTGCCCGGATACTAATACGGGCTTCACTGACAGCCGTCTCCATGCTGCTCACGGCCAACGCCTTCGCATCCTATCCCGAGCGTCCCATCACGCTGATCGTCCCGTTCAATGCGGGCACGACGCCCGACATCGTCTCGCGCTTGCTTGCCAATGTCGTCAGCACTGA
- a CDS encoding Bug family tripartite tricarboxylate transporter substrate binding protein — translation MVPFNAGTTPDIVSRLLANVVSTDIGQQIVVINRMGASGIIGTQAVINAPADGYTIGFANVATLAINQSLYKKLPYDADKQLAPVALTGYVQNVLAVRKDLGVKSVSELISLARSAPGKLSVGSAGNGTTGHLGAEMFKAMAGVSITHVPYKGGPEADLALMRGEVDLVFENITSIAPYLKSGSVVPLAVTGARRDSRLPKLPTMAETGLKDYQAVAWTGYVAPAATDPQILELLNKAFNKAVNSDAMKARLADMAYEVSTGTRAALFDLAHKERPVWAAVIKSSGAAVD, via the coding sequence ATCGTCCCGTTCAATGCGGGCACGACGCCCGACATCGTCTCGCGCTTGCTTGCCAATGTCGTCAGCACTGACATCGGGCAGCAGATTGTGGTCATCAACCGCATGGGCGCGTCCGGCATCATCGGCACGCAGGCCGTGATCAACGCGCCGGCCGACGGCTACACTATCGGCTTCGCGAACGTGGCCACACTTGCCATCAACCAGTCCCTTTACAAGAAGCTGCCCTACGACGCCGACAAGCAGCTGGCGCCCGTGGCGCTGACCGGCTACGTGCAGAACGTGCTGGCGGTGCGCAAGGACCTCGGCGTGAAGTCGGTCTCCGAACTGATCTCGCTGGCCAGGAGCGCGCCGGGCAAGCTCTCCGTCGGCTCGGCCGGGAACGGCACCACGGGCCATCTGGGCGCCGAGATGTTCAAGGCGATGGCAGGTGTCTCCATCACACATGTTCCCTACAAGGGCGGACCCGAAGCGGACCTGGCACTGATGCGAGGCGAAGTGGATCTGGTCTTCGAGAACATCACGTCGATCGCGCCGTATCTGAAGAGCGGCAGCGTCGTGCCGCTCGCCGTCACCGGTGCACGCCGCGACAGCCGCCTGCCGAAGCTGCCGACCATGGCGGAGACGGGACTGAAGGATTACCAGGCGGTGGCATGGACCGGCTATGTCGCGCCTGCCGCGACCGATCCGCAGATACTCGAATTGCTCAACAAGGCCTTCAACAAGGCGGTCAACTCGGACGCCATGAAGGCGCGGCTGGCCGACATGGCATACGAGGTCTCTACGGGGACGCGCGCAGCGCTCTTCGACCTCGCCCACAAGGAGCGGCCGGTATGGGCCGCAGTGATCAAGAGTTCCGGTGCGGCCGTCGACTGA